In Cyanobacterium sp. T60_A2020_053, the following are encoded in one genomic region:
- the ileS gene encoding isoleucine--tRNA ligase, which translates to MTEQKSYKDTVNLPKTGFDMRANAVKKEPELQEFWAIEQVYEKLGQNNPKDLFILHDGPPYANGSLHMGHALNKVLKDIINKYKLLQGHKVRYVPGWDCHGLPIELKVLQSLKQKERDELTPITLRQKAKDFAIKAHVEQAEGFKRYGIWGDWENPYLTLKPEYEAAQIEVFGEMALKGYIYRGLKPVHWSPSSQTALAEAELEYPDNHVSRSIYASFTVTKLSEKAPSLAQYMPNLSVAIWTTTPWTIPANLAVAVNGNLDYAVVEVTPQNNPSQTSLKGENDPPQPPLKRGEKYLIVAKDLVEKLGNTFGCELIIKTVIKGEELELSTYQHPLFDRESPVVIGGDYITTESGTGLVHTAPGHGQEDYITGQKYHLPILSPVDDKGNFTAEAGEFEGLNVLKGANQAIIDALTAKNSLLKEEAYPHKYPYDWRTKKPTIFRATEQWFASVDGFRDLALQAIKQVKWIPAQGENRITPMVGDRSDWCISRQRTWGLPIPVFYDTTTNEPLLNEETINHIRDIIREKGSDAWWELSTEELLPESYRNNGKTYRKGMDTMDVWFDSGSSWAAVAKQREELKYPVDLYLEGSDQHRGWFQSSLLTSVAVNGIAPYQTVLTHGFVLDEKGMKMSKSIGNVVDPNLIINGGKNQKQQPPYGADVLRLWVSSTDYSGDVRIGDNIIKQLADVYRKIRNTARFLIGNLHDFDPSKDAVSYEDLPELDQYILHETHAVFSEITEAFETYQFFKFFQKVQNFCVVDLSNFYLDIAKDRLYISDVNSPRRRSCQTVMAIILENLTKAIAPVLCHMAEDIWQNLPYEKPSNSVFEAGWVKLEPQWVKSGEFAQKWQDLRNIRTGVNKILDDARNKKLIGASLEAKVLIYDTTGKLTEMLTSLNPLGGLNDGNRVDELRYLLLVSQVELVSDESVLNACEYKGEILLNNTTLKVAVEGAGGHKCERCWNYSTTVGSFSDEPLICDRCKEALTGNF; encoded by the coding sequence GTGACTGAACAGAAAAGCTATAAAGATACCGTTAATTTACCCAAAACAGGCTTTGACATGAGAGCCAATGCCGTGAAAAAAGAGCCTGAATTGCAGGAATTTTGGGCAATAGAGCAGGTTTATGAGAAATTAGGTCAAAATAATCCTAAAGATTTATTTATCCTTCATGATGGGCCACCCTACGCTAATGGTAGTCTGCACATGGGACACGCTTTAAACAAAGTCCTCAAGGATATTATTAACAAGTATAAATTATTGCAAGGGCATAAAGTTAGATATGTCCCCGGTTGGGATTGCCACGGTTTACCCATCGAGTTAAAAGTATTGCAGAGTTTAAAACAGAAAGAAAGAGACGAATTAACCCCCATTACCCTTCGTCAAAAAGCTAAAGATTTTGCCATCAAAGCGCACGTCGAACAAGCGGAAGGATTTAAGCGTTATGGTATTTGGGGAGACTGGGAAAACCCTTATTTAACCCTGAAACCTGAATATGAAGCGGCGCAGATTGAAGTATTTGGAGAAATGGCGCTGAAAGGTTATATCTATCGTGGCTTAAAACCCGTGCATTGGAGTCCAAGTTCTCAAACCGCTTTAGCTGAGGCAGAATTAGAATATCCTGATAACCATGTTTCTCGTAGTATCTATGCTAGTTTTACGGTTACAAAATTAAGTGAAAAAGCGCCCTCCCTCGCCCAATATATGCCTAATCTGAGTGTAGCAATTTGGACTACTACTCCTTGGACAATTCCAGCTAACTTGGCTGTGGCGGTTAACGGTAATCTTGATTATGCTGTGGTGGAAGTAACACCGCAAAATAATCCCTCCCAAACCTCCTTAAAAGGAGAAAATGATCCCCCCCAACCCCCCTTAAAAAGGGGGGAGAAATATTTGATTGTTGCTAAAGATTTGGTAGAAAAATTAGGCAATACTTTCGGTTGTGAATTAATCATCAAAACCGTTATTAAAGGGGAAGAATTAGAACTTTCTACCTACCAACATCCCCTTTTTGACAGAGAAAGCCCCGTAGTTATCGGCGGTGATTATATTACCACAGAATCTGGTACAGGATTAGTACATACAGCGCCCGGCCACGGACAAGAAGATTATATCACAGGACAAAAATATCATTTGCCTATTCTTTCACCTGTGGATGATAAAGGCAATTTCACGGCGGAAGCTGGAGAATTTGAGGGTTTAAATGTGTTGAAGGGCGCTAATCAAGCCATTATCGATGCTTTAACCGCTAAAAATAGCCTATTGAAAGAAGAAGCCTACCCTCATAAATATCCCTATGACTGGCGCACCAAAAAGCCTACCATTTTCCGTGCCACTGAGCAATGGTTTGCCTCTGTGGATGGTTTCCGTGACTTGGCATTACAAGCAATCAAACAAGTTAAATGGATTCCCGCCCAAGGTGAAAATCGTATCACTCCTATGGTGGGAGACAGAAGCGACTGGTGTATTTCTCGTCAGCGCACTTGGGGCTTACCTATTCCTGTATTTTATGATACTACAACCAATGAACCTTTATTAAACGAGGAAACCATCAACCATATCCGAGATATTATCAGAGAAAAGGGATCGGATGCGTGGTGGGAGTTATCCACAGAAGAATTATTACCTGAAAGTTATCGTAATAACGGCAAAACTTACCGCAAGGGTATGGATACTATGGATGTTTGGTTTGATTCAGGCTCATCTTGGGCAGCCGTTGCCAAACAGCGCGAGGAGTTAAAATACCCTGTTGATCTTTATTTGGAAGGATCGGATCAACATCGAGGCTGGTTTCAATCCAGTTTGTTAACCAGTGTAGCAGTAAATGGCATCGCACCTTATCAAACGGTGTTAACTCACGGTTTTGTCTTGGATGAAAAAGGCATGAAAATGAGTAAATCTATCGGTAATGTGGTCGATCCTAATTTAATCATCAATGGTGGCAAAAATCAAAAACAACAACCGCCTTATGGTGCAGATGTACTACGTTTATGGGTGTCTTCCACTGATTACTCTGGTGACGTGCGCATTGGTGATAATATCATTAAACAATTAGCGGATGTTTACCGTAAAATTCGTAATACGGCTCGATTTTTGATTGGTAATCTACATGATTTTGATCCTTCAAAAGATGCGGTAAGTTATGAAGATTTACCAGAATTAGATCAGTATATTTTACATGAAACCCACGCTGTTTTTAGCGAAATTACAGAAGCATTTGAGACTTATCAATTTTTTAAATTCTTCCAAAAAGTACAGAATTTTTGCGTAGTTGATTTGTCTAATTTCTATCTGGATATTGCCAAAGATAGATTGTATATTTCTGATGTTAATTCTCCTCGTCGTCGCAGTTGTCAAACTGTCATGGCGATTATTTTGGAAAATTTGACGAAGGCAATCGCACCGGTTTTATGTCACATGGCGGAGGATATTTGGCAGAATTTGCCCTACGAAAAGCCGTCTAATTCAGTGTTTGAGGCTGGTTGGGTCAAATTAGAACCCCAATGGGTGAAAAGCGGTGAATTTGCCCAAAAATGGCAGGATTTACGCAATATTCGCACGGGGGTTAACAAAATTTTAGATGATGCGCGTAATAAAAAGTTAATCGGTGCGTCTTTGGAAGCAAAGGTATTGATTTATGATACCACTGGCAAGTTAACGGAAATGTTAACCAGTCTTAATCCTCTTGGTGGTTTGAATGATGGCAACAGGGTGGATGAGTTGCGTTATCTTCTCT